The proteins below are encoded in one region of Peptoniphilus sp. GNH:
- a CDS encoding polysaccharide deacetylase, whose amino-acid sequence MKKFEPFEIDTNIEIKHKKTTKKQATSNPNAKSQRRDEKTERNENDKKAPRSPRRTRNPKRRAALRRRRFFTRLGLILIFILILAGAFKKLSFSNKAKDAQVPQANLGRWYIGKMLEEKRGIFNQEDTFYNNALELSTIAQDSMVNFENKLMPGSAHLIKADKYAYKTKEIREYIRGEKTYTGDDKLVFLTFDDGPNRTITPQVLKILQKEKVRGTFFLIGRNMTNKNIPVMKAIINNGNSIALHSYSHDYDSLYPDKKASTLDILSEAKLSAQRLQEIFGENFHSGVWRYPGGHMSWDDMEAADKGLSDMGIEWIDWNSLAGDAEIKSLRPETPEGMIQYTINSLNKNVHNNVAVVLMHDAINKQVTVNALPGIIKYFKDNNYKFCILK is encoded by the coding sequence ATGAAAAAATTTGAACCATTTGAAATAGACACAAATATAGAAATAAAGCACAAAAAAACTACAAAAAAACAGGCGACTAGCAATCCAAATGCAAAATCTCAGAGAAGAGATGAAAAGACCGAAAGAAATGAAAATGATAAAAAAGCTCCACGCAGTCCAAGAAGAACTAGAAATCCTAAGAGAAGAGCAGCTCTTCGAAGGAGAAGATTTTTTACAAGGCTCGGCCTTATTTTAATCTTTATTTTAATTCTTGCTGGAGCCTTTAAAAAATTGTCTTTCTCAAACAAAGCCAAAGATGCCCAAGTTCCACAGGCAAATTTGGGGCGCTGGTACATCGGCAAAATGCTAGAGGAAAAAAGAGGTATTTTTAATCAAGAAGACACTTTCTACAACAACGCCTTGGAGCTTTCCACTATTGCCCAAGATTCCATGGTCAATTTTGAAAATAAACTCATGCCTGGAAGCGCTCACCTTATAAAAGCCGACAAGTACGCCTATAAAACTAAAGAAATCAGAGAATATATAAGGGGCGAGAAGACTTATACGGGTGATGACAAATTAGTATTTCTAACTTTTGATGACGGTCCTAATAGAACAATAACTCCTCAAGTTTTAAAAATCTTGCAAAAAGAAAAAGTAAGAGGAACCTTTTTCCTCATTGGTAGGAATATGACAAATAAAAATATTCCCGTCATGAAGGCCATAATAAATAATGGCAACTCCATAGCCCTGCATTCATATTCTCATGACTATGATTCACTCTATCCAGACAAAAAGGCCTCCACACTTGATATCTTGAGTGAAGCCAAATTATCCGCTCAAAGATTGCAAGAAATCTTTGGAGAAAATTTCCATTCAGGCGTTTGGAGATATCCTGGCGGTCATATGTCTTGGGATGACATGGAAGCTGCCGACAAGGGTCTTTCAGATATGGGCATAGAATGGATAGATTGGAATTCTCTTGCAGGAGATGCAGAGATAAAAAGTTTAAGACCAGAAACTCCAGAGGGCATGATTCAATACACAATTAATTCTCTAAATAAGAATGTGCACAATAATGTGGCTGTAGTTCTTATGCACGATGCTATAAATAAGCAAGTCACAGTGAATGCCCTCCCAGGTATAATTAAATACTTTAAGGACAACAACTATAAATTCTGTATCCTCAAGTAG